The following nucleotide sequence is from Streptomyces brevispora.
CACCCTGCCCGCCGGCGAAGTGAGCGTGATGCTCGGTCCTTCCGGCACCGGAAAGACCGTCTTCCTGAAATCCCTCATCGGTCTGCTCAAGCCGGAGCAGGGGCGCGTGCTCATCAACGGCGTCGACATGGTGAACAGCTCCGAGCGAAAGATCATGGAGACCCGGAAGCTCTTCGGTCTCATGTTCCAGGACGGTGCGCTCTTCGGATCGATGTCCCTCTTCGACAACATCGCTTTTCCCTTGCGTGAACACACCCGCAAGAAGGAATCGGAAATCCGCCGGATCGTCATGGAGCGGATCGATATCGTCGGCCTTCTCGGTGACGAGGACAAACTGCCCGGCGAGATATCCGGCGGTATGCGCAAACGGGCCGGCCTGGCCCGCGCGCTCGTCCTGGACCCGCAGATCATTCTCTGCGACGAGCCGGACTCCGGACTCGACCCGGTCCGCACCGCCTACATCTCCCAGCTGCTCATCGATCTCAACGCGCAGATCGACGCGACGATGCTGATCGTCACCCACAACCTCGACATCGCGGCCACCGTCCCGGACAACATGGGCATGCTCTTCTGCCGCAACCTCGTCACCTTCGGGCCGCGCGAGGTGCTGCTGACCAGTGATCTGCCTGTCGTCTCCCAGTTCCTCTCCGGCCGCCGCGAAGGACCCATCGGCATGTCCGAGGAGAAGGACGCCGCCACACTCGCCGCCGAGGAGGTCAACGGCTACGGGCAGGGCATCAGTTCCGCCAACGCCGTGCGCACCGTCGTACCGCAGCTGGAGCCCTCGCCGGGCCTGCCCGTACGCCAGGGCGCGCTGCGCCGCCGGGAGCGGGTCATGTCGATGATGGGGCAGCTGCCGGAGGCCGCCCGTACGGCCATCCTGAACAGCTACAGCCCGGCCGCCGGCGGTGGACGCCCGTGACCGCCCCCATGCCGGTGCGGCCCCCCGATCCGCCGATGGACCGGGTGCCGGAGAAGGCGCCCGAGAAGGCGCCCGAACAGAGACGCCCGACCCGGCTGCTCGCCCCGCTGCGCGAGACGGGAAGGCTCTTCACCCTCGCCGGGACCGTGTGCCGCGAGACCTTCCGTCGGCCCTTCCAGGTACGGGAGTTCATCGAACAGTTCTGGTTCGTCGCCAGCGTCACCATCCTGCCCGCCGCCCTCGTCTCCATCCCGTTCGGCGCGGTCATCGCCCTCCAGGTCGGCTCCCTCACCCAGCAGCTCGGCGCCCAGTCGTTCACCGGCG
It contains:
- a CDS encoding ABC transporter ATP-binding protein, giving the protein MGIEVVVEGLTKSFGKQNIWQDVSLTLPAGEVSVMLGPSGTGKTVFLKSLIGLLKPEQGRVLINGVDMVNSSERKIMETRKLFGLMFQDGALFGSMSLFDNIAFPLREHTRKKESEIRRIVMERIDIVGLLGDEDKLPGEISGGMRKRAGLARALVLDPQIILCDEPDSGLDPVRTAYISQLLIDLNAQIDATMLIVTHNLDIAATVPDNMGMLFCRNLVTFGPREVLLTSDLPVVSQFLSGRREGPIGMSEEKDAATLAAEEVNGYGQGISSANAVRTVVPQLEPSPGLPVRQGALRRRERVMSMMGQLPEAARTAILNSYSPAAGGGRP